The genomic region ACCGTGGGCGAGACGGTCGTGGCCACGCTCGAGGAAGGGGCCGTCCGCTCGGAGCGGTGGCGCGTCGAGGACCTCGGCGTCCCGCGCGCGTCGGCCGCCGACATCGGGCCGCTTCCCCCGCCCGAGGCGGCCAAGGAGTTCCGGAACCTCCTCTCGGGCGCACGCGGCCCGCGACGCGACGCCATGCTCGTCAACGCGGCCGCCGCGCTCCTCGTGGCTCGCCGGGCTTCCACGCTCCGCGAAGGCCTGCGGCGGGCCCAGGAGAGCGTGGACTCGGGCGCGGCGCTTGCCAAGCTCGACGCTTTCCTCGCCGCCGCGCGGGAGGCGAAAGCGTGACCGACATTCTCGACGAGCTCGCGCGCGCGGCCAAGGAGACGATCGCCGAAGGCTACTACGACGCCCCTCCCCGCGCCTCCAACAAGGCCCCCTCGTTGCGCGCGGCCGTCCTGTCCGCCCCGCGCGCGGTCCTGGCCGAGGTGAAGCCCGCCTCCCCCACGCGCGGTCGTCTGCGCGATGGCCACGACGCGATCGTCCTTGCGAAGTCCCTCGCGAAGGCGGGCGCCCGCGGCCTCTCGATCCTCACGGAGCCCAAGCGCTTTGGCGGCTCGCTGTCGACGCTTGCGGAGTCGGCCGACCTTGGCGTTCCCACGCTCATGAAGGACTTCGTCCTTTCGGAGAAGCAATTCCTTGCCGCGCACAGCTGCGGCGCAAGCGCGGCGCTCCTCATCGTCACGCTGTTCAACCGCGGCTACGCCGAGAAGCCGCTTGCCGACACGGTCGCGCGCGCGCACGCGCTCGGGCTCGAGGTGCTGGCGGAGGTCGTCTCGGCCTCCGAGTTCGAGCAAGCGCAGGCCGCCGGCGCCGATCTCTTGGGGATCAACAACCGGGACCTTCGCACCATGGAGGTGGATCTCGAGCGCACCGGCCGCGTGCTTTCGAACGTCCGCAAGGATCGGCCCGTCGTCGGCATGAGCGGGGTCTCCTCGCGCGCCGACGCCGATGCACTTTATGGTGCCGGCGCCGATGCCGTCCTCGTCGGGAC from Candidatus Thermoplasmatota archaeon harbors:
- a CDS encoding indole-3-glycerol-phosphate synthase, with the protein product MTDILDELARAAKETIAEGYYDAPPRASNKAPSLRAAVLSAPRAVLAEVKPASPTRGRLRDGHDAIVLAKSLAKAGARGLSILTEPKRFGGSLSTLAESADLGVPTLMKDFVLSEKQFLAAHSCGASAALLIVTLFNRGYAEKPLADTVARAHALGLEVLAEVVSASEFEQAQAAGADLLGINNRDLRTMEVDLERTGRVLSNVRKDRPVVGMSGVSSRADADALYGAGADAVLVGTGLMTAADPAAALGELL